The genomic interval GTCAAGATGATTCAGAAAGCATTTATCCAAGAAAAGGGTAATGGACGAATGGAACCGGAAATGGCTGATTTATTGGCGGAGTTAAATCACCGAGGAATTCCGGTTGAAACTTTTACCGAAAAACGTCTACACAGGCGACAGCTACCATTGGCTACTGACACATTAGTTGCTGGTTATATCCCAGTAGTATTGGGCGCATTACGACAGCTAGGTATAGATTTGCCAAATCTCACTGATTATCCCCAGTGTTTACAAGCATTTCTGCATCGGCAAATTTGGCGAAGCACAGTTGGGCAGATTATTCAGCGAATTTATGATGATCATGCACCCATATTTGCTAAACCTCAAAATCGCAAAAAGCAATTTACAGGTCATGTATTTGCCTCACCCAGCGATTTAATGTATTTGCAAGGAACATCTCACCGTACACCTGTATATTGTTCTGAGGTTGTTGAGTGGTTGTCAGAGTATCGGGTTTTTGTGATTCGCGGTGAGATTGTGGGAATTAAACATTACTGGGGAAATTCATCTGTAGCAGTTGATTTAAGCGTGATTACAGAAGCAGTGCAGTTGTTAAACGTTTCTGGTGAAGGAACTGCTGCTTACGGGATTGACTTTGGTGTTTTGTCAGATGGTGTTACTGCCCTGATTGAGTGGAACGATGGTTTTGCTTTAGGTAGCTATGGTTTGGATAAGTCTTTGTATACAGATTTAATTGTGACCCGATGGTGTGAACTGACTGGAGTATTCATTTAAAAAGAAAATTAATGAATTTTTTGCAGAAATTAATGATAATAAGTCGCTGATGATAAAAGTT from Aulosira sp. FACHB-615 carries:
- a CDS encoding ATP-grasp domain-containing protein — translated: MIQKAFIQEKGNGRMEPEMADLLAELNHRGIPVETFTEKRLHRRQLPLATDTLVAGYIPVVLGALRQLGIDLPNLTDYPQCLQAFLHRQIWRSTVGQIIQRIYDDHAPIFAKPQNRKKQFTGHVFASPSDLMYLQGTSHRTPVYCSEVVEWLSEYRVFVIRGEIVGIKHYWGNSSVAVDLSVITEAVQLLNVSGEGTAAYGIDFGVLSDGVTALIEWNDGFALGSYGLDKSLYTDLIVTRWCELTGVFI